Proteins found in one Leguminivora glycinivorella isolate SPB_JAAS2020 chromosome 22, LegGlyc_1.1, whole genome shotgun sequence genomic segment:
- the LOC125237714 gene encoding uncharacterized protein LOC125237714, with translation MGPLLSGLIIAIVSSAIKASLTGLNETRRYPEIKAGQKCVKGQIYRMDCNTCHCGERSTLLCTKMGCLNEFHEEDGRRSEGNGCIPGKLYKKDCQKCFCTDKGRVKCSIKDCKLANKAYVNPEHVKPYASSEFYKLPALPHTGSPCSPGATYRIDCNTCFCLETGNLMCQNLLCPSYDDVYKFKAKEMTGKPCTGNVTTSECLECECNAGKYKCEPKPHCKHTDGRRMLHGDYPSKLDRNFIDPNRLTEKCPPGMTYKVHCNKCYCQDDGSLRCTQKSCLNRSEIERLKKLRLQLDKEDPDD, from the exons ATGGGGCCTTTACTCTCAGGGCTCATAATTGCGATCGTGTCCTCGGCTATTAAAGCATCTTTAA CCGGCCTCAATGAAACCCGAAGATATCCAGAAATAAAAGCCGGCCAAAAATGCGTGAAAGGACAAATATACAGGATGGACTGCAACACTTGCCACTGCGGCGAACGGTCAACTTTACTCTGCACTAAAATGGGTTGTCTCAACGAGTTTCATGAAGAGGATGGAAGGAGGTCGGAGGGGAACGGATGTATCCCGGGAAAGCTGTATAAGAAGGATTGCCAGAAATGCTTCTGTACGGATAAGGGGAGGGTGAAATGTAGCATAAAGGATTGCAAGTTGGCTAATAAAG CGTACGTGAACCCCGAGCACGTGAAGCCCTACGCCTCCTCGGAATTCTACAAGCTCCCCGCGCTCCCGCACACAGGGTCGCCATGCTCGCCGGGCGCGACGTATCGCATCGACTGCAACACCTGCTTCTGTCTGGAGACCGGCAACCTGATGTGCCAGAACCTGCTGTGTCCGAGCTATGACGATGTGTACAAGTTTAAGGCTAAAGAGATGACGG GGAAACCGTGCACAGGCAACGTTACAACATCAGAGTGCCTCGAGTGTGAATGCAACGCCGGCAAATATAAATGCGAGCCGAAGCCCCACTGCAAACACACAGACGGACGGAGAATGCTGCACGGAGACTACCCATCTAAACTTGACAGGAACTTTATAGACCCGAACCGCCTGACGGAGAAGTGTCCACCTGGCATGACCTATAA GGTCCACTGCAACAAATGCTACTGCCAGGACGACGGTTCTCTCCGCTGCACACAGAAATCATGCCTCAACCGCTCAGAGATTGAACGCCTCAAGAAACTTCGCTTGCAACTGGACAAGGAGGACCCAGATGATTAG
- the LOC125237868 gene encoding uncharacterized protein LOC125237868 — MKTITILALVLVLCNVEASHLLMGNIADRVQLWHHERVQYNAIPFVKRVKTWFLSVPEHKKILGIQALDMLQSKASINVTAGGVGHSFVNLRLKSERGYGLDYDVGIYVNPDYL; from the exons ATGAAAACCATCACGATTCTTGCTTTAGTGCTCGTTCTGTGTAATGTAGAAGCTTCACATCTTTTGATGGGAAATATAGCAGATAGAGTACAGTTGTGGCACCATGAGAGAGTGCAGTATAACGCCATTCCCTTTGTTAAGAGGGTGAAAACTTGGTTCTTATCTGTTCCGGAGCATAAGAAGATTCTG GGTATCCAGGCTCTGGACATGCTGCAGAGTAAAGCGTCGATCAACGTCACAGCCGGCGGCGTGGGGCACAGCTTCGTGAACCTGCGCCTGAAGAGCGAACGCGGCTACGGCCTCGACTACGATGTAGGGATATACGTCAACCCGGAttacttataa